From the Apium graveolens cultivar Ventura unplaced genomic scaffold, ASM990537v1 ctg6382, whole genome shotgun sequence genome, the window AAGTCGTATTAAAAaacaaaaccattaacctaaggtcataaaccataaccatccaccatcctcaattaacacataagaacatattagcacacataatctgatcttaacatatcatacccatcatgatctgATCATAAAAACTAAATATGGAAAAATCggaaaattcgaaattaaatctgataacattaaattaCATATTAGAGTGTCTAAACGAAATCAAatgccttacagatcagtcgatgataaCTTTTGCTATCTGTTTCGTTCATACGCTCGATtacatatgaaatagcgtattgttttgccaaaatcggacaccatacccagatttcagcaaatctgctgcatccgattcagaatcgtatcaaatacgattcatataataagaacaaatacaaaacatgtatatatcagtatatatacagattatataatcatcatatgtttatacaactctcatgaatatcatatattcagaacatatacatacatatgcatatataaacgtaacaacatgtaaaacatacaaaatcgcatacatgacatccatggaatattgtatacatgttatcatcataaaaccaataaacacataaatgaattaaaaaaatttcgcaagtagctctgataccattgaagggttttgagtacaaaaacgcaacggaaacattaattaaaaacgtaaaaaatcagaattttcgaaacccaccgcaggatctgtacaaaaaatagatatttaattcgtagatcaggttttttaccttaagaagctttacaaattggttgactaatggaaaTCCAAGGCgtgttcaatcaccacgcatcccgctctcgcgatctacgctttatcggtatccacacgaatgattgAACTCAaagattggatgtgtactagcacaaactcgtttcttcttgctctctccatcttctctcttggtggctaagATTTTTTATAAAAGTCTTACAcccaaaatcagccacacaagagataatatagagagtagaagaagaattataactcttaactaattaggagttattattaattcaaaattcctatttgtataataattaagtcacacttaattatttaaataactgaatttataattgatattagtaagttcgaatatcattatttatctaattaattaagtcatacttaattaatattataaataattcgaactactttaatttaatttaaatccaatttaaattaaataatccttcaagcattctttgtgtgtgaccctacaggttattattacattgacaacgaattttaaatctaatttagaatcgtaaataatgagcggcatctagtaatacatcattgctatccaagtaataataattgaatcggtgatcgattaaacctttcgtaatgtacaatgtaatataatcatttgaaccaaatattatagattaaactagaggcatgtaatgtgtcatcctcatcatagtttaatccaagtttccttgatcaatgagtagactattaTATCAAATcatatttgagcgtggccacgcatttcatagtctaactcacacaagaggccaataatatcactcctaaaataagagggttaaattccatctagatcattcatatttcttatacgattcataatatacccagtgtccacttttatcattacccggtcaaggataacttttaatgcaATCAATGCATATTAATTCCCGTAtggaaatataatgacttcaggtctaaggaccattacatcattatcattgtgagaaatacttatgacacaacagacatgtagaatctcacattgggtctgtccaacacTATTTACATTTACATTAGCccgtgtttttgactttagtatcactatacctatgatcaatgagatgtgattatcagtcaacaaacacaccagtcttagtgcattattattgtcccttaataataatacttgaatAGGGACCTTTGGAAATATTGATACTAgtctcataatctcatttctaagtcacgtacttagagatatataatttatatcatattccaaggacatttattaatctaacatttatatcgcagtaaattaggaattaataaattataaaaagaataatcgatagaacatatacattaataattcaaatgtattaaactaaaacatcatagtgttgtctctagggcaccaACACTAACAAGTGACACATGTTGGAACTGTATCCCCGGAAGATCTTCATCTTTCGAACACATATTTTGTTCCTAATCTTTCGCTTAATCTTATTTCCATCGGTTAGTTATGTGATTTCGGGGTCAAGATACCATGTGATATTTGTTGATGATTTTTCTCGGTATACTTGGATATATATTTTGAAAAATTGATCATTATTAAGGGAAATGTACAAAATTTCTGCCATTATGATTGAAATTCAATTCAACAAGAAAATCAAACTTTTTCGTGCCGATAATGTAAAagaatacaaagaatcagaacttaacaaatttTTGGCATCTTATGGTACTCTTGCACAAAGCTCTTGTCCTTACACATCACAACAAAATGGTCGTGCTGAACGTAAACATATGCATATTCTTGACACAGTTCGAGCTCTTCTCATTTCCTCTTCTTGTCCAGAATTATTTTGGGAGGAAGCTGTTTTAACTGCTGTTTACACAATAAATATGATTCCGTCTCCTATTACAGATAATTTGTCTCCTTATGAAAAATTATATGAAGAACCTCAATTATATGATTCTCTTAAGGTTTTCGGTTCTGCATGTTTTGTACTTCTTCCCCCACATGAAAAACAAAACTAGAGCCACGTGCCCAGCTTTGTTGTTTTATTGGTTATGGTAGTGGTCAAAATGTATTTCGTTGTTGGGATCCTATCTCTCAACGTCTTCGTGTCTCTCGTAATGTGATATTTTGGGAACATAAAATGTTTTCATCTATGTCAGAGTTTAAAATTGACACTTCTACCAACATTTCCCATTTTATAGATCCATTTGTTGATCTACATCCTACAGATGAAAATATAGAATGTCCATCATCTTCTAACATATTTTCAGCAGATTCTCCACTTGAGCTCAATCATCCATCTCCAACTACTAACGATCCTTCAACAGAAGTTCAGTATGAGGATTCTAATGTTGGGCCAACCACTGTACCAGATGAGTCTGTTCATCATTCTACTCGGGTAAGAAAACCTTCTGTCTGACTTACTGATTATCATGTTTATTCTTCTATACAAGCAATACACGAGCCTCAAACGTACAGAGAGGCAAGTGTTAACCCTCTTTGGCAGAAAGCAATGGAAGAAGAACTTCATGCATTAGACAAGACTCATACTTGGGATCTTGTTACTCTACCTCTCGGTAAAATAACAGTGCGTTGTCGATGTATTTATAAAATCGAAACAAAATCTGATGGCTCTATTGAAAGATATAAAGCTCTTCTAGTTGCTAGAAGTTTTACTCAAGAATATGACATTGATTACGAGGAAATTTTTGCAGCAGTTGCTCGTCTCACGTCAGTCCGAAGTCTACTAGCTCTTAGAGCATCAAAACACTGGGATATGTGGCAAATGGATGTTAAGAACGCCTTTCTCAATATAGACCTACATGAGGAAATTTATCTCAAACCTCCTCCAGGCTTTTCATACTCTCCAAATCAAGTTTCAAGCTTAacaaggctctttatggtcttAAACAAGCACCTCGAGCTTGGTttgaagaattcagcaaaatagTTCAGCAAAGGTTTCTTCTGTCCCTACTGGCTACACTCTTTCACAATTGAAGTATGGATCTGACCTTTTATTAGAATATGGAATCAGTGATACCAAGATTGCCTCTACTCCTTTGGAATACGAGGTTAAACTTAATGTAGAAGATGATGAACTACTTTCCAATCCTACAATGTATCGCCAATTGGTTGAAAGTTTTATTTATCTCATTGTTACTCCCCCAGACATTGCTCATGCCGTACACATTATAAGTAAGTTCATGGAAGCTCCTTGCACTCTTCACTTTTCAGCAGTTCTTCACATACCGCGTTATGTTATGGATTATATTTTTCATTTGACTCTCCACTTGAGTTATATGCCTACTCGGATGCTGATTGGGGCGATGATCCTACTGCACGATGTTCAACTACTGGATTTTGTTTCTTTCTTGTCGACATTTTTGTCTCCTGGCGCAGTAAGAAATAATTTCTTACTTCTTGATCAAGTGCCGAGTCAGAATATCGGGCTCTTGCGGACACCACACAGGAACTAATTTGGCTACGATGGTTACTTGAAGATATGAGTGTAACTCATTCTTCGACCATTTCTATTTACTGTGACAGTAAAAGTGCTATTGACATTGCTCATAATGATGTATTTCATGAGCGCACAAAATATATAAAGATTGATTGTCATTTCACTCGTCAACAAGTTGCAAAAGCACAGTGCGTCTACATTATGTCTGCTGATAATGCTGCAGATTTATTCACGAAAATTCATCCTCCCGGAAGTTTTCGTAATTTTGTTTCCAAACTCAAGCTGATTTTACAACCATCTTCAGTTTGGGGGGGGGGGGTGTTGAAATACAAGTCATGTTTACATTGTTATAATATTACAGCTGTTGTCTTGTAATCTAGCACAAGTTAGTCATATGTACATACTATAGATTAGCTTAGTTATAACAGTTGGTTAGAAGTTGTACGTGTTTTATTTAATTTCATTGTCTGTAGTTAGGTCTATAATAACCTTTCTTGTTCTCATGTAAGAACACACAACAATAACATTTCTATTGCTTCTAATATCAAAACTTTCTGgttatacatatatacacaccCATCAGTATATATAACATAACACATAAGTTTCTTCATATATGTCAAAATATATACCTCTCCCTTTGCTTTGTGCGCCACTTCCAATGCCTTGTTATACCATTTTGGTCTACCAAATTTGTTTAATATAGGTTTGTAGAACTTAATCATTGAAGTTTAATTTTTGCTATTTCATTTATCGTGTACAACCAAATACACTGTTAACACCAGTTAGCTATGACAACAAATGAATCACTCTAATATAATTACATTAATCTTCATAGCTAAGGTTAAGATGCAAAAATCTCACGAAAACAcgaaaatatttattttgatcTTCATAGCTAAGGCTAAGATGCGAGACGAATTTGAAGTAAGTTTGATTCCTTAACTCAATTCAAGCATCTACTACTACCACAGTACCACTCACAAGACCCAGAAAAAATAAACTTAGACTTCTGTCTCACACTCCACTTGTAAAAGCGTGTGTTTGAGATTTAGGTTGCGTTTGACATTATTGTTGCAGAAAGCACTAACAACTTTTCGCTGAAAAACAGTtaaaactgtttggtaaaatttaaaaactGCTTTTCTGAAAAGTGTTTTTGGCTTAAAAACTGCTAGTAAAAAAAGTAAGCTCGGGGAAGCACATATCCTGATTTCACCCTGAAAACTCACCAAAAGCTCACtaaaagtataattatttttaattttttatgtcAAAATATATACACGTCAAAAATATTACCAAACAGACATTtgatttttataataatatttttatttttcagcACTTTTCTATTAACACATTAATTTTTAACAGTAATCCAAACAAAGCCTTAGAGGTATACGAAGTTGGTTGTAGCAAAAAACTGAACCGACACCCTCTTGTATATAAAAATGATAATTAACCAAACTTATTTAAAATCTCAAGGTATTAGAGTTAGGCTCTATTTGAGATTGTTGTAAAAAATATTATAGTGTTAGAAAAAATGTTGGCGGAAAAAGTGTTGAAAAAAATCAAATGACTGTTTCgtaatatttttaatttgtatATGTTTTGATGTAAGAAATTATAAAAACATAATGCTTTTGATGAGGTTTAatggtgaaatcagcatctgcttcccGCAAAAGCTGGAAAACAGCTTTTTTGAAAAGTATGGAAGACCTTGTTTTTTCAAAAAACAGTTTTTACGCCAAAAACACTTTTTAGAACAACACTTTTTAATTTTACCAAATAGTTTTTAACTGTTTTTCAGTGAAAAGTTGCTATTTGCAACAATAATACCAAACACACCCTTAGTTACCAATTGAATCACGAGACATGCAACAAATATAACTAGACAGAAGATAATTTGAGACCTTTTACTAAATCGAACGAACTTTGTTTCGTTTCCGGGTTTATGGATTGAGTTATGGTACAATTTTAAGTAATTAGTGCATTTAAAATTTCAAGATATCACAGGATCTTATATACTCGACACAATTGTTGTGGTAATTGAGTTGAGTTGGCATATGGGCCGATTAGTCCTTCAAGAGTTTTTCTGGTAATTGAGGTATTTTGGTAACTGTCCTCAATTAGAAAAGGGAATGTTATTTTCAATGCATTTTTTTTGTTATATGAACAAATAAATCTATTCACAATAAACTGCTGTTGAAAAGATTAAGGAAAGGGTAACTTAGTAATTTCATACTTTTTTATTCTGAAAACAAAATAATTGCTAAGTAAACAAAATTTTCCTTAAAAATTAGTTATGAAGAGGATTCAGACAATAGAAGCCAAAGTTAATTATTATCTAACAAACTTGGAATTTTCGAGAAGTGAGGATCCCAGCACATGAATAATTTTGCAGAATGATAAACAGGCTAGTCCTCCCGACAAATTCATGTTAGGAAACATGCAAAATGAGGATAGTAGATTGTTTGATGTACCAGTCTTGACGACCACCGTTTGTTACTTTGGAGGCTAGCCCTGGTAAATTCCCAGATCTAAACCTCCTCCACTTCTTAATAATCCCAGTTAAATATTTATACAGATAAATTGAGTTCTAATTCAAAATATGCATGCTGTTCCAGTCTTTAAAGCAGAAAACTGAATAAGCAAAAACTGGTCGATAAGTATCATAAGATTCAAATTTTATATATCATGCTTCCTGCTAAGTTAAAGACTTTGAACGAAATGGagtataaaattaaaaataggaATTAAATTCAACTCATTGGAAACAACAATTCATTTGCAGGATAATATATTACATTTCAAATCCTCCAAAATTTTGAAGTCTTGCCCTCACATGCATCAACGGTAACCAGAATCAAGGCACGCTCCAACTAGGCATCTACCAGTTTTGATTATAATTTTCAAAGATAAATTTAATTATACATCAGATACAGATAGTCCTCTTTCATCTACAGAGCTAGATCGCTTCACGCTTTCACGCCTTCACTTCTTTAATTTTCTTTTTGCTAAATAGCTTTGGTCACTGATAAACCACAAAATATAAACGTAATTACTAACTTTAACACCACATTTATGCATTATTCGCGTTCCTCTCAAGTATCTATTCATTATGGACCACAAAAATgggaaaaaaaaaaattcaatagTCAGATTCACCAGTATGATCAAGTTTTTGGTCGCAGAACTTTAAGCAAGTGACTTGAATTTTCCGTTAATTTTCATATTtgtgatttaaaaattatatctTTAAGATATTAAGTTCATCTTGGCAAAAAAAAGTTCCCCttttgtttttaaaaatattaagtttGCGTTTAGCACGTGCAATTAGCATGATCAGTcttataaaataaaaactatgGAAAATGCTAGAATGCTCAAATattgttataattttttttccaaatattttattaataataactTTCCTCGTAATAATATGGAACCCGCGTACATTCATATACGTCCCCAAATCAAATTTCAACATTTGTCATACCACATCTTTTTTTGGTATAAATTTTGGTTTAGCCACTACTCAAAACCTATTTGTATATGGAAACAAACAAACCAGTAGTTCAGTAAACAATACAAGATTACCAGTAACAATTAAGAGGTCTAGCCCTTTTTCTTTTTATCTCAAAAGCAATCGAGAAAAGTAAAAAAGATAAGAAAGATTCGTCAAAATTTAAAAGTACTGCAAAGTCTATTTATAAAACCATGAACACAATTGATCTTTGCTAATACTGAAAAGGTAAATTTAGGGAAGTGACAAAGAAGTTCACTTCCAAAGCATGCAGCTTTTTACAAGGAGATAGACGTTATACACGCGATACATGCTAAACAGCAACAAGCTAAACGTCAATTGACCAGGAAATTAGAAAACATTTACCAAGAGGAATCAAATTTATCCAACGCGTTAAAAGTTGATGAAGAAGGAGTTTGAAGTTGTTAGATAGTTTTGCATAGCTATCTAAGTGACCAGATAAATGGGCATAGGAGAGCTTGCAGAGATCCTGTGGTGCTGGAGCTGATAGTCCATGTTGATATCCCTAAGACTAATGTAGGGTAAATTGTCCATTTCACCTTTCATTGCCGGGGAACGTGGACAAGATGTCGGCCTGCTGGCTGTCCGGTAAGGCGTGGTGGACCCGCTTCTACTCTCGGTGATGTAAACAGGCGGTGCTGAGAAGCCAATGCATTGAACTTTACCATTTTGAGAGGTGCTGCAGGCCTGGTTGTGTGGGGTCAATTTTCCTTTAAAGAAGTGAAGAGCGTGTTTCCACCAGCGCGGCTTGTTGTTCTTGGTGCAATGCTTATTCTTCTTAATGATTTTGGAGGAGTCCAGTTCATGTGAAATGCTGGGCTTTTGGAGCTTGAAATGTAGGCCATCTATGGATCTTCCTGCTCTTGCTCCCACTTTATTTTCTCTCTTGTGCTTCCTTGCTTCTTCCACCGCCTGTTTATTTTAATTTGTCACAAATGAAAATAATTTCAACAAAGAACAAAAAAGAGATTTCAGTATAAAAAGGCGCTATGATCTCATTCTCATTTCATTCACTAATCAGATTAAAATTTCACGATACAAAACAGCCCGAAATAGTGACTATTAAAGAGTGATAGTTACAAGATAGAGTTACTAATTACCTGACAGTAATCAAAATGTGGCTGAAAACCGTAATCGCTGAAATGCTGGGTATCAGGCATTTGGAATATGGGAGACTTGTTCAACATTCTAATACATAAAGTAAATTGCCTAAGCTAAACTTTTCTTCTCAGCAGCGTGAGTATGTGAATAAGATTCTTTTAAAGTAGGGAGACGATATATAGTGAAGTGAGAGAAATTGCCTCCAAGAGGTTCTAGATGCAAAAATGAGCAACGGGGCTCACTTTTGACTCGGGGGCTCAATCAAGACACTCGACAAATGCACAAGCTCACATTTAAAATAAACAAAACAGCACTGTGACGCTCTCACAAGGGAACAAGAAAGATTCTTGTGCACAAATTTCCAACTCTTTTATCAGTCCTGTTAATTCTTTTTAATCTTCTCTCTTAATTTTTCAACTTAAACATAACAATGGTTAGTTACATCCAAGATCTATATTACATCATGGATAATGCGATTTATCACGGGAGTGATaatactactactactactatcTCTATTGTTTGAGCATCCGTGAAAAAATGTGCGCGCATGTATGCACCGATGCACGCCCTTGTTCTATTTATCTGATTAAGGTCAGGTCCATCAATTTGTCTCCCATTAATGGGAGGTGCGGAATGAAAGATAAGAGCATCTCCTATCAAAGCTAATGGATGCTAAATTTTAGCAAATCAATATCATTTTAACTACGATTTCTAAACTACTCTTACACTTTATTACTGACCATTTCAAATTTTGCTTCGAGGAGACTTTTGTGTTTTGAAAGTTAGTTTTGTGAcggaaaatattttttttgaagcAAATTAGATGTTTGATCAAACTAAATCTCTAATATTAATGTTTGGTAGTTAACTTTCCCAAATAGCGGTTTAGTCCCAAAAAAACTGATTTTGAAAAAGTTACTTGAAGGAGCTTTTTAAGCCCATGAATAAAAAAACTAATTGAAACATCTATTTATGAAACAATTGTTAAAAACAACTAAATTCAATTGGCTAGTTAAAATAATTAATTCAATCAGCTACAGAGCAACTAACTAAGTGCCAATAATTTTGATGAAGTATGTTCTGAGTTCCCCCAACTTACCAACCATGTTAAGCTAAGAACACATAGGCTTGCAACCTAAGCTTAGTAACTATAACTCTATGCGAAAGGGATTAAGGTGTTGCCCCTGTTATAGTATTACCTCATACTGTAATAAAGTTTTTTTTTTGCAATACTTACTTGTTTAAGAGTTTTAAGCTTGAGATAATAAGAGATTCCTTATATCAAGTTGGCGTGGGACTTGAATGCAAGCTATATAGACAAAAGTAGAGGCTGAATCAAGTAGGCGTTGTTTGTGATTTGCATTCATTCTTTAATTTTGTAGTAGTTTCTTCTTATCTATCCGTCCTAGATATAGGAGTTGTCCTTTTGACTTGTAAGATTACTGTCCATTCTAGACAATTTGTCTAATTGTTCCGTAACAAAATAGTCTACCAAGTATGATCAAACTTTTTGAATGAAATTTTAATATGGAAGTTCATTAAATTAAATATGGTAATAAATTCTATACAAAAAACATCATGAATGATATATACATAACTTGTACTTTTGCAACTATATGGAAGGGAAAAAAAAAGCTTGAATAAAATCTGAATTTAAACTTTCATCATTCCGGAGTCATAAGGGATGCCTGCAACTGGAATCCATGCATCACCTTGGAGAAACTTTCCAGCAGTGAACTGAGAAATAACCTCTGGAGTGAGATTCTTCTGGACACCTTTCCATGCTACTCTCCTGGAAGTGTCGGATCCGGGTCCTCTATTCTGGTATTCAGCATAATAGCAAGTGTCCTGACCAAAATTACCTGTCCATGGTGACCACCCTTCAGGAATAATATTGCTGTCAATAAATGACTGCATCACAACTGTCCTCGAAAATTCTTTCCATGGACGGCCTAAATAGGACTTGATCGGGGGCTTAGCTTGCATGAATGCTGGTTCAGCCGTAATTTGGCAGTTTTGAAGGATATTTCCACCCGTGGATCTCCTATCTTTCCTACCTTGTGCTGTCACCATGCACCCTTGGTTATCCATTGGCTTTCTCACAATCATTTTACAGTTTTGAAAAACTGCAGCGGCGTCACCAAAGATGAAATCAATGGTACCAGTGATTGTGCAGTCACGGTAGAATTGGCGATAGGTATGGGTGTAAAGGGTGTCTTGATAACCGTCCATTTGGCATTGAAAGAATATGGCCCTGTCACCGGATACGCGTAGAGCAACGGCTTGATGTTTAGCGGCTCCTGCCGAGTTCTCGAAGCCCATGTCCTTAGCCATGAACCCGTTACCATTTACAGCTATACAAAAAAAGTGAGAAATAAAAAAGTTATCTGCTATGAGTTAATGcataaatatgaattttaataaGGCTGTAGAGAGTAAATTCAAATAACATACCGAATGTTGCAGTTTGGAATGTTCCGACTCCATCGATGAAATTTTTGTTCCCTGTGACTTTGGTCTTGGTTGCACCTTCCCCAATCATGACAACATTGTCTGTACGTCTTGGAACATCAACATACTCGTTATAGATACCGGCCTTGACAAGTATAACAAAGGCTTTTACATTATTGGGTGGGACTGTCTTAAGGGCTTCGTTGATACTTTTGAATTGTCCAGACCCATCTAGAGCAACTACCGCATTTGGCTTTGGATTAGCTTGAAGGAGGTTTCTATGGTGTGTACCTACCCATTCAGGAATTTCTTTGGAGCTAGCGACATTACGACCATTAGATATATCTTCGGAATTATGACTTGGAGAGCCATTATCGCTTGGAGTTTCATTATCATTACTAAAGACACCACGCACCACTGGCTCTGCTCCTTGACCCGGATCCTCGGTGGGAGAGTGATCACTTGGAGGCCCATTAGCGGCATCAAATAGTCTGCGATGCGATCCTCCTGCTCCCCAACCAGGATCCTCACTTGGGGGTGGATCACCACGTGGCCCATAGTCATAATCAAATAGTCTGCGATGTGATCCACCTGCTCCCCAACCAGGATCCTCGCTTGGGGGTGGATCACCACGTGGCCCGTAATCATAATCAAAGAGTCTGCGATGTGATCCACCTGCTCCCCAACCAGGATCCTCACTTGGAGGTGGATCACCTTTTGGCCCATAATCATAATCAAAGAGTCTGCGATGTGATCCACCTGCTCCCCAACCAGGATCCTCACTTGGGGGTGGATCACCACGTGGCCCATAATCATAATCAAAGAGTCTGCGGTGGGATGGTGTGCTAAATCCCGAACCGGGATCCTCACTTGGAGGTGGATCACCTCGTGGCCCATAATCATATTCAGAGAGTTTGCGGGAGGATATGCTTGCTCCTGAACTGGGATCCTCACTTGGGGCTGGATCAACATGTGGTTGCTCATTGTCATATTCAAAAAGTCTGCGAGATGATCCGCCTGCTCCCCAACCGGGATCCTCACTCGGGGGTGGATCACCTCGTGGCCCATAATCATATTCAGAGAGTTTGCGGGAGGATATGCTTGCTCCTGAACTGGGATCCTCACTTGGGGCTGGATCAACATGTGGTTGCTCATTGTCATATTCAAAAAGTCTGCGAGATGATCCGCCTGCTCCCCAACCGGGATCCTCACTTGGGGGTGGATCACCACGTGGCCCATAATCATAATCAAAGAGTCTGCGGTGGGATGGTGTGCTAAATCCTGAACCGGGATCCTCACTTGGAGGTGGATCACCTCGTGGCCCATAGTCATATTCAAAGAGTCTTCTGTGAAGTCCAGGAATATTTAAGTTTGAAACAATGGACTTAATGTCACCAACCATTGCAAGGGAATTGCTGGATAGTTCGTAAGAGCTTTTCAGCAAATCCTTCATTTTTTCCCCAGCATCCCCGGTTGTATTTTGAAAAGCATCAATACAAGTCTCTTGATAATCTATAGCACCAGTAAGCCATGTCTGGACATCCGCAACGTATTCGTCCATCTTACTAGCCTCTAATTTACCAATCTTGTCTCCAGATCTATCAAGGTCACTAACTGAGGTTTCCAACAGATCCTTACAAAGTTTATACGCGTCTTTGGTACGTGAGTCCTTGGAGGCATCTTCAAGAGTTTTGGA encodes:
- the LOC141703250 gene encoding uncharacterized protein LOC141703250, with amino-acid sequence MLNKSPIFQMPDTQHFSDYGFQPHFDYCQAVEEARKHKRENKVGARAGRSIDGLHFKLQKPSISHELDSSKIIKKNKHCTKNNKPRWWKHALHFFKGKLTPHNQACSTSQNGKVQCIGFSAPPVYITESRSGSTTPYRTASRPTSCPRSPAMKGEMDNLPYISLRDINMDYQLQHHRISASSPMPIYLVT
- the LOC141703249 gene encoding uncharacterized protein LOC141703249 — protein: MGLSKTVTLVGVSSIVLVAVAIAVAVSLNKNHDDAKFSTANKSVKTMCEATDYKDACAKSLSSSNSHDPQELMKTSFKAAISDINEVVGKSKTLEDASKDSRTKDAYKLCKDLLETSVSDLDRSGDKIGKLEASKMDEYVADVQTWLTGAIDYQETCIDAFQNTTGDAGEKMKDLLKSSYELSSNSLAMVGDIKSIVSNLNIPGLHRRLFEYDYGPRGDPPPSEDPGSGFSTPSHRRLFDYDYGPRGDPPPSEDPGWGAGGSSRRLFEYDNEQPHVDPAPSEDPSSGASISSRKLSEYDYGPRGDPPPSEDPGWGAGGSSRRLFEYDNEQPHVDPAPSEDPSSGASISSRKLSEYDYGPRGDPPPSEDPGSGFSTPSHRRLFDYDYGPRGDPPPSEDPGWGAGGSHRRLFDYDYGPKGDPPPSEDPGWGAGGSHRRLFDYDYGPRGDPPPSEDPGWGAGGSHRRLFDYDYGPRGDPPPSEDPGWGAGGSHRRLFDAANGPPSDHSPTEDPGQGAEPVVRGVFSNDNETPSDNGSPSHNSEDISNGRNVASSKEIPEWVGTHHRNLLQANPKPNAVVALDGSGQFKSINEALKTVPPNNVKAFVILVKAGIYNEYVDVPRRTDNVVMIGEGATKTKVTGNKNFIDGVGTFQTATFAVNGNGFMAKDMGFENSAGAAKHQAVALRVSGDRAIFFQCQMDGYQDTLYTHTYRQFYRDCTITGTIDFIFGDAAAVFQNCKMIVRKPMDNQGCMVTAQGRKDRRSTGGNILQNCQITAEPAFMQAKPPIKSYLGRPWKEFSRTVVMQSFIDSNIIPEGWSPWTGNFGQDTCYYAEYQNRGPGSDTSRRVAWKGVQKNLTPEVISQFTAGKFLQGDAWIPVAGIPYDSGMMKV